Proteins co-encoded in one Arthrobacter globiformis genomic window:
- a CDS encoding isochorismatase family protein: MARALIIVDVQNDFCEGGALPVEGGAAVAGAISEYVENHHGQFDHIVATQDWHIDPGAHFSEAPDFKDTWPTHCVAGTPGAELHPELDTEHIQAYFHKGLYTAAYSGFEGLLAPDEAVPTGERQPGSLPGAADPDYAPEEDAIGLDDWLQSHDVEDVVVVGLATDHCVMATSLDAVQAGYSVTVIKRLTAGIADNLDDTYAEMELGGVDLE, from the coding sequence ATGGCACGTGCACTCATCATCGTCGACGTCCAGAACGACTTCTGCGAGGGCGGCGCGCTTCCCGTGGAGGGCGGGGCCGCCGTGGCCGGGGCCATCAGCGAATACGTCGAGAACCACCACGGCCAGTTCGACCACATCGTGGCCACGCAGGACTGGCATATCGATCCGGGCGCCCATTTCTCGGAAGCCCCGGACTTCAAGGACACCTGGCCGACGCACTGCGTCGCCGGGACCCCGGGCGCCGAGCTTCATCCTGAGCTCGACACCGAACACATCCAGGCGTACTTCCACAAGGGCCTGTACACCGCAGCATACTCCGGGTTCGAGGGCCTGCTGGCACCGGATGAGGCCGTCCCCACCGGCGAACGGCAGCCAGGTTCCCTGCCCGGAGCGGCCGACCCCGACTACGCGCCGGAAGAAGACGCGATCGGCCTCGACGACTGGCTCCAGAGCCACGACGTGGAGGACGTCGTGGTGGTGGGCCTCGCCACCGACCACTGCGTCATGGCCACGTCACTGGATGCGGTCCAGGCCGGCTACTCGGTCACCGTGATCAAACGGCTGACGGCGGGCATCGCCGATAACCTCGACGACACCTACGCCGAAATGGAGCTGGGCGGCGTGGACCTCGAGTAG
- a CDS encoding DEAD/DEAH box helicase, translating to MTETLFGGPTLPPAYPERAAWGTAPKLRAWQQEALDLYFSKAPRDFMAVATPGAGKTTFALRVASMLIEAGTVNRVTIVAPTDHLKRQWADAAARVGIAIDPNFKNSDGQHGRGFIGVAVTYAQVASKPMLHRAKTEAARTLVILDEIHHGGEALSWGDGLREAFDPAARRLSLTGTPFRSDTSPIPFVEYTEDREGIRRSKSDYTYGYGNALRDHVVRPVIFMAYSGQMRWRTSAGDEMAASLGEAAVTKDITSQAWRTALNPAGEWIPAVLAGADKRLSEVRRSVPDAGGLVIATDHEDARAYAGQLKKITGESPTVILSDDAKASNKIEEFSAGDKRWMVAVRMVSEGVDVPRLSVGVYATSTSTPLFFAQAVGRFVRSRKRGETASVFLPSVPQLMALANSMEAERDHALDRPQNDDADGLMDLEESLMDEANREEKASDSLTKGKFEALDSQASFDRVLFDGGEFGTGGDIGSEDELDFLGIPGLLDAEQVGMLLRQRQHEQQGRKKRQSPAAAPAAPAVPDHRMLMDLRNELAKNVAAWSARTGTPHGVVHTKLRTVCGGPPVAQANEEQLQSRLKKLQDWFIGRK from the coding sequence GTGACGGAGACACTCTTCGGCGGACCCACCCTGCCCCCGGCTTATCCGGAACGTGCAGCCTGGGGAACCGCCCCGAAGCTCCGTGCCTGGCAGCAGGAAGCCCTGGATCTTTACTTCAGCAAGGCTCCGCGCGATTTCATGGCCGTAGCCACCCCCGGCGCCGGCAAGACCACGTTTGCCCTCCGGGTGGCCTCCATGCTGATCGAGGCCGGCACGGTGAACCGTGTCACCATCGTCGCGCCCACAGACCACCTGAAGCGGCAGTGGGCTGACGCTGCCGCACGCGTCGGCATCGCCATTGACCCGAACTTCAAGAATTCGGACGGCCAGCACGGCCGCGGGTTCATCGGCGTCGCCGTGACCTACGCGCAGGTGGCCAGCAAGCCCATGCTGCACCGGGCCAAGACCGAGGCCGCCCGCACCCTGGTGATTCTGGACGAAATCCACCACGGCGGCGAGGCCCTGTCCTGGGGCGACGGTCTCCGCGAGGCCTTCGACCCCGCGGCCCGGCGGCTGTCCCTGACCGGTACGCCGTTCCGGTCGGACACCTCGCCGATTCCGTTTGTGGAGTACACCGAGGACCGCGAGGGCATTCGCCGCTCGAAGTCGGACTACACCTACGGTTACGGCAACGCGCTGCGTGACCACGTGGTGCGTCCGGTCATCTTCATGGCGTATTCGGGGCAAATGCGCTGGCGCACCAGCGCTGGCGACGAGATGGCCGCTTCCCTCGGCGAGGCGGCGGTCACCAAGGACATCACGTCACAGGCCTGGCGGACCGCCCTGAACCCGGCCGGGGAATGGATCCCCGCCGTTTTGGCAGGAGCGGACAAGCGGCTCAGCGAGGTCCGGCGGTCCGTTCCCGACGCCGGCGGCCTGGTGATCGCCACCGACCACGAGGACGCCCGGGCGTACGCCGGCCAGCTCAAGAAGATCACGGGCGAGTCGCCGACGGTGATTCTGTCCGATGATGCCAAGGCCTCCAACAAGATCGAGGAGTTCAGCGCGGGCGACAAGCGCTGGATGGTAGCCGTGCGCATGGTGTCCGAAGGCGTGGACGTGCCGCGCCTTTCGGTGGGCGTCTACGCGACCTCCACGTCCACCCCCTTGTTCTTCGCCCAGGCAGTGGGGCGCTTTGTGCGGTCCCGGAAGCGGGGCGAGACGGCCTCTGTCTTCCTCCCGTCCGTTCCCCAGCTGATGGCGCTGGCCAACAGCATGGAAGCCGAACGTGACCATGCCCTGGACCGGCCACAGAACGATGACGCGGACGGCCTGATGGACCTCGAAGAGTCGCTGATGGACGAGGCGAACCGCGAGGAGAAAGCCTCGGACAGCCTGACCAAGGGCAAGTTCGAGGCGCTGGACTCGCAGGCGTCCTTCGACCGCGTGCTGTTCGACGGCGGCGAGTTCGGCACCGGAGGCGACATCGGCTCCGAGGACGAACTCGACTTCCTCGGCATCCCGGGCCTGCTGGACGCCGAGCAGGTGGGCATGCTGCTGCGCCAGCGCCAGCACGAGCAGCAGGGCCGGAAGAAACGCCAGAGCCCCGCAGCTGCGCCCGCCGCCCCCGCAGTACCGGACCACCGGATGCTGATGGACCTGCGGAACGAGCTGGCGAAGAACGTGGCGGCCTGGTCTGCGCGGACGGGCACCCCGCACGGCGTGGTGCACACGAAGCTCCGGACCGTCTGCGGCGGGCCTCCCGTGGCACAGGCGAACGAGGAGCAGCTTCAGTCCAGGCTGAAAAAGCTCCAGGACTGGTTCATCGGCAGGAAATAG
- a CDS encoding DUF3039 domain-containing protein produces the protein MVAMSSMTDPLDNDPMRELSGAGSSTATIEREELRQEVEPGDRERFAHYVRKEKIMESAMTGEPVIALCGKVWTPGRDPQKFPVCPMCKEVYDGLRPGNDGGSGSGGDSGNNK, from the coding sequence ATGGTTGCCATGAGTAGCATGACGGATCCTCTCGACAACGACCCCATGCGTGAGCTTTCCGGCGCCGGATCGTCCACCGCAACGATTGAGCGCGAGGAACTGCGCCAGGAAGTGGAGCCCGGCGACCGTGAGCGCTTTGCACACTACGTGCGCAAGGAAAAGATCATGGAGTCCGCGATGACCGGCGAACCGGTCATCGCGCTGTGCGGCAAGGTCTGGACGCCCGGACGGGATCCGCAGAAGTTCCCGGTCTGCCCGATGTGCAAAGAGGTCTATGACGGCCTCCGCCCGGGCAACGACGGCGGCAGCGGGTCCGGCGGAGACTCAGGCAACAACAAATAG
- the nagB gene encoding glucosamine-6-phosphate deaminase — protein sequence MEVVILPGGRQVASLVADAVESLLRGKPDAVLGLATGSSPLPVYDELARRHEQAGLDFSRAYGFTLDEYVGLEPGHPESYREVIRRDFANRVNIDPDNILGPDGSAPDIPAACRAYEDRIRERGGIDLQILGLGTDGHIGFNEPGSSLASRTRIKSLIEQTRRDNARFFRSLEEVPHHVVTQGLATILESRHAILLATGAQKAQAVHDLVEGPLAAICPASVLQLHPHASIVLDEAAASSLKLADYYRHTYDHKPAWQGL from the coding sequence ATGGAGGTCGTCATACTTCCGGGCGGCAGGCAGGTTGCCTCCCTCGTGGCAGACGCAGTGGAAAGCCTGCTGCGCGGCAAGCCCGACGCCGTGCTGGGGCTGGCCACGGGATCATCGCCGCTGCCGGTCTACGACGAACTCGCCCGGCGCCACGAGCAGGCCGGCCTGGACTTCAGTCGTGCCTACGGATTCACCCTGGATGAGTACGTCGGGCTGGAACCCGGACACCCCGAGTCCTACCGGGAGGTGATCCGCCGCGACTTTGCGAACCGGGTCAACATCGACCCGGACAACATCCTGGGACCGGACGGAAGCGCACCGGACATCCCGGCGGCCTGCCGCGCCTACGAGGACCGGATCAGGGAGCGCGGCGGCATCGATCTGCAGATTCTGGGCCTTGGCACCGACGGACACATCGGCTTCAACGAGCCGGGGTCGTCCCTGGCCTCCCGCACCCGGATCAAGTCGCTCATCGAGCAGACACGGCGCGACAACGCCCGCTTCTTCCGCAGCCTTGAGGAGGTTCCACACCACGTGGTGACCCAAGGCCTGGCCACCATCCTCGAGTCGCGGCACGCCATCCTGCTGGCCACGGGAGCCCAAAAGGCGCAGGCCGTGCACGACCTGGTCGAGGGACCCCTCGCCGCGATCTGCCCTGCCTCAGTCCTGCAGCTGCACCCGCACGCCTCCATCGTGTTGGACGAGGCCGCCGCGTCGTCACTGAAGCTCGCCGACTACTACCGGCACACCTACGACCACAAACCCGCGTGGCAGGGCCTCTGA
- a CDS encoding ABC transporter ATP-binding protein — protein MSTPLTALSIRGLAKRFGTKIAVDGISLDVPAGSFFGIVGPNGAGKTTTLSMATGLLRPDFGTAVVHGVDVWAQPLEAKKLMGILPDGVRLFDRLSGEQLVTYAGLLRGMDRNVVAARVGELLAALDLSQDAGTLVVDYSAGMTKKIALASALIHAPKVLVLDEPFESVDPVSAANIRDILDRYVATGGTVIVSSHVMDLVQRMCDHVAVIAGGRILAAGTVDQVRAGATLEERFVQLVGGRSQREGLEWLRTS, from the coding sequence ATGAGCACTCCCTTAACAGCCCTTTCGATCAGGGGGCTTGCCAAGCGCTTCGGCACCAAGATCGCGGTGGACGGCATCAGCCTCGACGTTCCCGCCGGTTCGTTCTTCGGCATCGTCGGGCCCAACGGTGCCGGCAAGACCACCACCCTGTCCATGGCCACGGGCCTTCTCCGCCCGGACTTTGGAACGGCGGTGGTCCACGGGGTGGACGTCTGGGCGCAGCCGCTGGAAGCCAAGAAACTGATGGGCATTCTGCCTGACGGGGTGCGACTCTTTGACCGGCTCAGCGGTGAGCAGCTGGTCACCTACGCCGGGCTGCTCCGGGGCATGGACCGGAACGTGGTGGCGGCCCGGGTGGGGGAGTTGCTCGCAGCTTTGGACCTCAGCCAGGACGCGGGCACCCTGGTGGTGGATTATTCCGCCGGCATGACCAAGAAGATCGCGTTGGCATCCGCACTGATCCATGCTCCGAAGGTCCTCGTGCTGGATGAGCCCTTCGAATCCGTGGATCCCGTCTCCGCCGCCAACATCAGGGACATCCTGGACAGGTATGTGGCCACGGGCGGCACCGTGATCGTGTCCAGCCACGTGATGGACCTCGTGCAGCGGATGTGCGATCACGTGGCCGTTATTGCCGGCGGCCGGATCCTGGCCGCCGGAACGGTCGACCAGGTGCGTGCCGGCGCCACCCTGGAGGAACGGTTCGTGCAGCTCGTGGGCGGCAGGAGCCAGAGGGAGGGGCTCGAATGGTTGCGCACCTCCTGA
- a CDS encoding NADH:flavin oxidoreductase/NADH oxidase, protein MPALFRPLTLRSLELQHRGWVSPMCQYSCEPDEAPGVPNDWHLMHLGSFAAGGAALILTEAAAVNAEGRISPRDAGLYNDEQALGWERIVRFVHRHGVADTKIGAQLAHAGRKASTYWPFSGQSGSVPASDGGWETVGPGAQAFDGYAPPAAMTEDDIQGVIADFAAAASRAVDIGFDTIELHGAHGYLLHEFQSPLINDRTDSWGGNAEGRNRLTLAVIDAVRNVIPESMPLLLRISATDWAEGGISVENSVSLAAQAAERGVDLVDVSSGGAVAHQQIQPGPGYQTDFAARIRRETGVATGTVGLLTSPDQAEHVVATGQADGVFIARAALRDPHWWLRAAFELGHDLRWAPQYERAVPRRTF, encoded by the coding sequence GTGCCCGCGCTGTTCCGGCCCCTGACGCTGCGGTCCCTGGAACTGCAGCACCGCGGCTGGGTTTCGCCGATGTGCCAGTACAGCTGTGAACCCGACGAGGCCCCTGGCGTGCCCAACGACTGGCACCTCATGCACCTGGGATCATTCGCCGCGGGGGGAGCGGCCCTCATCCTGACCGAGGCTGCGGCAGTGAATGCAGAGGGGCGCATCAGTCCACGCGACGCGGGGCTGTACAACGACGAGCAGGCGCTGGGCTGGGAGCGGATCGTCCGCTTCGTGCACCGCCACGGTGTCGCCGACACCAAGATCGGTGCCCAGCTCGCCCATGCAGGACGCAAAGCGTCCACGTACTGGCCGTTTTCCGGCCAGAGCGGATCGGTTCCGGCGTCCGACGGCGGCTGGGAGACGGTGGGTCCGGGCGCCCAGGCCTTCGACGGCTACGCGCCGCCCGCCGCCATGACGGAGGATGACATCCAAGGCGTCATCGCCGATTTTGCCGCCGCAGCGTCCCGTGCCGTGGACATCGGTTTCGACACCATCGAACTGCACGGTGCCCACGGATATCTCCTTCACGAGTTTCAGAGCCCCCTGATCAACGACCGCACCGACTCCTGGGGCGGCAATGCGGAGGGGCGGAACCGGCTGACCTTGGCCGTCATCGATGCTGTCCGCAACGTCATCCCGGAGTCCATGCCGCTGCTGCTTCGGATTTCGGCAACCGACTGGGCAGAGGGCGGAATCAGCGTCGAGAACTCGGTCAGCCTGGCCGCGCAGGCCGCCGAGCGCGGCGTCGATCTTGTGGATGTGTCCAGCGGCGGGGCCGTGGCGCACCAGCAGATCCAGCCCGGACCGGGCTACCAGACAGATTTCGCAGCCCGGATCCGCCGCGAAACAGGAGTCGCCACCGGTACCGTGGGGCTGCTGACGTCCCCGGACCAGGCGGAGCATGTGGTGGCCACCGGGCAGGCCGACGGCGTCTTTATCGCCCGGGCAGCACTGCGGGATCCGCATTGGTGGCTCCGGGCCGCCTTTGAACTTGGCCACGACCTGCGCTGGGCGCCGCAGTATGAACGGGCCGTGCCGCGCCGTACTTTTTGA
- a CDS encoding tetratricopeptide repeat protein — MSSPASRPVPSAASQLNLRGAVDLSSLKQRPAPPVPPVPNNAPAAGDPEAPQADGGPALRVDVTEANFQSLIELSAQVPVVFVLWAAYSPESAGVLDALDRNIQSYGGRLVLAAADVEAFPQLAQAFQVQAVPTAVAVLKGQPVPLFQGGADEQQVRLLLDELLTVAAANGVTGSVGGGAGSAEEPGPAPLPPLHQKAFDAIEEGDYAAAAAAYRQALAEMPADAEAKAGLAQVELMERLQSLSGPEGEALRLLAADEPDNLTAQLGVADLDLAGGHVEDALNRVVAFIGRNFGPERETARVRLLELFEVVGTTDERVGKARQALARVLF; from the coding sequence ATGAGTTCGCCAGCTTCCCGCCCTGTCCCTTCGGCCGCGAGCCAGCTTAACCTTCGCGGCGCCGTCGATCTCTCCTCCCTCAAGCAGCGGCCGGCGCCGCCGGTGCCGCCGGTGCCCAACAATGCTCCCGCGGCAGGCGACCCAGAGGCCCCGCAGGCCGACGGCGGACCCGCCCTCCGCGTGGACGTCACCGAGGCGAACTTCCAGAGCCTTATCGAGCTCTCCGCCCAGGTGCCCGTGGTGTTTGTCCTCTGGGCCGCCTATTCGCCCGAATCAGCCGGCGTGCTGGATGCGCTTGACCGGAACATCCAGAGCTACGGCGGCCGGCTGGTCCTCGCCGCTGCGGACGTCGAAGCGTTCCCTCAACTGGCTCAGGCCTTCCAAGTGCAGGCCGTCCCCACCGCCGTCGCCGTGCTCAAAGGCCAGCCGGTTCCGCTCTTCCAGGGTGGCGCGGACGAGCAGCAGGTCCGCCTCCTGCTGGACGAACTGCTGACGGTTGCCGCTGCCAACGGGGTGACCGGCAGCGTCGGAGGCGGCGCAGGTTCAGCTGAAGAACCCGGCCCCGCCCCTCTGCCGCCGCTTCACCAGAAGGCCTTCGACGCCATTGAAGAGGGTGACTACGCCGCTGCGGCCGCTGCCTACCGGCAGGCGCTCGCCGAGATGCCGGCGGACGCCGAGGCCAAGGCGGGCCTGGCGCAGGTGGAGCTCATGGAACGCCTGCAGAGCCTTTCCGGACCCGAGGGCGAGGCCCTGCGCCTGCTCGCCGCGGATGAACCCGACAACCTCACGGCCCAGCTGGGCGTGGCTGACCTCGATCTCGCGGGCGGCCACGTGGAGGATGCCCTGAACCGCGTGGTCGCGTTCATTGGCAGGAACTTCGGGCCGGAACGCGAGACCGCCCGCGTGCGCCTGCTCGAGCTGTTCGAAGTTGTCGGGACCACGGACGAACGCGTGGGCAAGGCCCGCCAGGCCCTGGCCCGGGTGCTGTTTTAG
- a CDS encoding AI-2E family transporter has translation MTEHTDPSTRGPEDLPDADSPQSLPAPQDSAAKNAAGHGTAPQPATPQKPARTKTRPAALDAVLRRLRQPIPGAQPRLRFEFPPEHPDNLGAEEPGDRARFGSPGPRISAQHPLYLGFMGTVGVGLALLVYWIGSHTTQLLLWIVAALFIALGLDPVVRWLEGRKIPRPAGILVAVSVLMLAVVGFFATLIPTIVEQVTELVKQAPVWVRDFINSDFFRTVDNQFGVRDRITEELDKFVKNPEAMSGIFGGVVGFGSTVANGLFGTLIVLVLSLYFLAALPAMKKWGYRLAPRSRRSRVEALSEEITRSVGNYVIGQAVVALLNATFAFIVMSIIGVPFAVLLAFVVALLAFIPLVGGMIAGVVVILITLTLGWQSALAYAICYFAYLQFEAYFISPRVMQKAVAVPGAVAVISVIAGGSLLGVLGALIAIPTAAATLLLIKEIYIVRQDKH, from the coding sequence GTGACTGAACACACGGATCCGTCCACGCGCGGCCCCGAGGATCTGCCCGACGCCGACTCCCCCCAGAGCCTGCCGGCACCCCAGGACTCAGCCGCAAAGAACGCGGCAGGTCACGGCACCGCGCCGCAGCCCGCGACGCCGCAGAAGCCGGCACGGACGAAGACCCGTCCCGCCGCCCTGGACGCGGTGTTGAGGCGCCTGCGCCAGCCAATCCCCGGCGCGCAGCCCAGGCTCCGTTTTGAGTTCCCCCCGGAACATCCCGACAACCTCGGGGCCGAGGAACCCGGGGACAGGGCACGTTTCGGTTCTCCCGGCCCCCGCATCTCGGCGCAGCACCCGCTGTATCTGGGATTCATGGGCACCGTGGGCGTGGGCCTGGCCCTGCTGGTCTACTGGATCGGATCCCACACCACCCAACTCCTGCTCTGGATCGTGGCTGCCCTGTTCATCGCCCTCGGTCTGGACCCGGTGGTGCGCTGGCTTGAGGGCCGGAAGATTCCCCGGCCCGCCGGCATCCTCGTGGCAGTGTCCGTGCTGATGCTCGCGGTCGTCGGTTTCTTTGCCACCCTCATCCCCACGATCGTGGAGCAGGTGACCGAACTCGTAAAGCAGGCCCCGGTGTGGGTGCGCGACTTCATCAACTCGGATTTCTTCCGGACGGTGGACAACCAGTTCGGCGTGCGCGACCGCATCACGGAGGAGCTGGACAAGTTCGTCAAGAACCCGGAGGCCATGAGCGGCATTTTCGGCGGTGTGGTCGGCTTCGGCTCGACGGTGGCCAACGGCCTCTTCGGCACGCTGATCGTACTGGTGCTCAGCCTCTACTTCCTGGCCGCTCTGCCGGCCATGAAGAAATGGGGCTACCGGCTGGCGCCCCGCTCGCGGCGCTCACGGGTCGAGGCGCTGTCCGAGGAGATCACCCGCTCTGTGGGCAACTACGTCATCGGCCAGGCTGTCGTGGCCCTCCTGAACGCCACCTTCGCCTTCATCGTCATGTCCATCATCGGCGTGCCGTTCGCCGTGTTGCTGGCGTTCGTCGTGGCGCTGCTGGCTTTCATTCCGCTGGTTGGTGGGATGATCGCCGGCGTGGTGGTCATCCTGATCACGCTCACGCTGGGGTGGCAGTCCGCCCTGGCCTATGCCATCTGCTACTTCGCCTACCTGCAGTTCGAGGCGTACTTCATCTCGCCGCGCGTCATGCAGAAGGCGGTGGCGGTACCCGGCGCCGTCGCGGTGATCTCGGTGATTGCCGGCGGCAGCCTGCTCGGCGTCCTCGGGGCACTGATTGCCATCCCGACGGCGGCTGCCACCCTGCTGCTCATCAAGGAGATCTACATCGTCCGCCAGGACAAGCACTAG
- a CDS encoding alpha/beta hydrolase has product MTFDPASYVFSQPSAATAIRASTVLPARRENIEIRTEDGHTLVGELAVPESGPITATLITLHPLPTHGGFMDSHVYRKASYRLPALAGVAVLRFNTRGTSSPRGTSDGAFEEGIGERYDVEAAVRFAVERGLPNRWLVGWSFGTELALMYGAVEPVASQVEGAVLLSPPLHRATDEHLLLWSASGKPLTVLVPEHDDYLQPAAAEARFSLVPQARVVGVDGAKHLWVGEKQAARVLNEIVDDVTRDGSGSAGLPQEWEGPVATAAV; this is encoded by the coding sequence ATGACTTTTGACCCGGCGTCGTACGTTTTCAGCCAGCCATCAGCAGCCACCGCGATCCGCGCCTCCACGGTGCTTCCCGCCCGGCGCGAAAACATCGAAATCCGCACCGAGGACGGCCATACGCTGGTGGGCGAACTGGCGGTGCCGGAATCGGGTCCAATCACTGCCACGCTGATCACCCTTCACCCGCTGCCCACGCACGGCGGCTTCATGGATTCCCACGTGTACCGCAAGGCGTCCTACCGGCTGCCGGCGCTGGCGGGGGTGGCCGTACTGCGCTTTAACACCCGCGGCACGTCCTCGCCGCGCGGAACCAGTGACGGAGCGTTCGAAGAAGGCATCGGCGAGCGGTACGACGTGGAGGCGGCGGTGCGCTTCGCCGTCGAACGGGGGCTGCCCAACCGCTGGCTCGTGGGCTGGTCCTTCGGCACCGAACTCGCCCTCATGTACGGCGCCGTGGAACCGGTGGCCTCCCAGGTGGAGGGCGCCGTACTGCTGTCACCGCCGCTGCACCGCGCCACCGACGAGCACCTGTTGCTCTGGTCGGCGTCCGGCAAGCCGCTGACCGTCCTGGTGCCCGAGCACGACGACTACCTCCAGCCCGCCGCCGCGGAGGCCCGCTTCAGCCTCGTGCCGCAGGCCAGGGTGGTGGGGGTCGACGGCGCCAAGCACCTGTGGGTGGGGGAAAAGCAGGCCGCCCGGGTGCTCAACGAGATCGTCGACGACGTTACGCGTGACGGCTCAGGATCCGCGGGCCTCCCGCAGGAGTGGGAAGGCCCGGTGGCCACTGCCGCCGTCTGA
- a CDS encoding ATP/GTP-binding protein, translated as MPRSNRPRRAKAGRGAAGNAPGGGKHGAGPAPELDLERARAGIGRRESAPDGDWMVRTMTARNAEKTYICPGCSTAVLPGIAHLVVWADDHLFGAAAGLAERRHWHTNCWTSRNFRYR; from the coding sequence ATGCCCCGCTCGAACCGTCCCCGCCGCGCCAAAGCCGGACGCGGTGCGGCCGGAAATGCCCCGGGCGGAGGAAAGCACGGCGCAGGTCCCGCCCCGGAACTTGACCTGGAGCGGGCCCGCGCGGGAATCGGCCGCCGGGAAAGTGCGCCGGACGGCGACTGGATGGTGCGGACCATGACAGCCCGCAACGCCGAAAAGACGTACATCTGCCCGGGCTGCTCCACCGCTGTGCTGCCCGGGATCGCCCACCTTGTGGTCTGGGCGGACGACCACCTGTTCGGAGCTGCCGCGGGGCTGGCCGAGCGGCGCCACTGGCACACCAACTGCTGGACGTCCCGCAACTTCCGGTACCGGTAA
- the nucS gene encoding endonuclease NucS: MRLVIARCSVDYVGRLKAHLPLATRLLLVKADGSVLVHSDGGSYKPLNWMSPPAVLRVTSPEEADVEVGVVEQWTVQSAKTDDRLIINIHEQIHDSSHELGQDPGLIKDGVEADLQRLLADQIETLGEGFSLIRREYFTAIGPVDILARDAGGATVAIELKRRGDIDGVEQLTRYLELLNRDPLLAPVRGIFAAQQIKPQARVLAADRGIDCVTLDYDAMRGVDDIESRLF, from the coding sequence GTGCGTCTCGTCATAGCCCGTTGCTCCGTTGATTATGTTGGCCGGCTCAAAGCCCATCTCCCCCTCGCCACCCGGCTCCTGCTGGTGAAGGCCGACGGTTCCGTGCTGGTGCACTCCGACGGCGGCTCCTACAAGCCCCTGAACTGGATGAGCCCGCCCGCCGTTCTCCGCGTCACATCCCCGGAGGAGGCCGACGTCGAAGTGGGCGTCGTCGAGCAGTGGACCGTGCAGTCGGCCAAGACGGACGACAGGCTCATCATCAACATCCATGAACAGATCCACGACAGCTCCCACGAACTGGGACAGGACCCGGGCCTGATCAAGGACGGCGTCGAGGCCGACCTGCAGCGGCTCCTCGCCGACCAGATCGAAACCCTCGGCGAGGGGTTCTCCCTGATCCGGCGGGAGTACTTCACCGCCATCGGGCCCGTGGACATCCTTGCCCGGGACGCGGGCGGCGCCACGGTGGCCATTGAACTGAAGCGCCGCGGCGACATCGACGGCGTGGAGCAGCTGACGCGGTACCTTGAACTGCTCAACCGGGATCCGCTGCTGGCACCGGTACGCGGCATCTTCGCGGCCCAGCAAATCAAGCCGCAGGCCAGAGTGCTCGCGGCGGACCGCGGCATTGACTGCGTGACCCTGGATTACGACGCGATGCGGGGCGTTGACGACATCGAATCCCGGCTTTTCTGA
- a CDS encoding cold-shock protein translates to MAQGTVKWFNAEKGFGFITPDDSDGDVFVHYSEIQTGGFKTLDENQRVQFEIGQGAKGPQATGVTVV, encoded by the coding sequence ATGGCACAGGGAACCGTCAAGTGGTTCAACGCTGAAAAGGGCTTCGGCTTCATCACCCCGGACGACTCCGATGGCGATGTCTTCGTTCACTACTCCGAGATCCAGACCGGTGGCTTCAAGACCCTCGACGAGAACCAGCGCGTTCAGTTCGAAATCGGCCAGGGCGCCAAGGGTCCCCAGGCTACGGGCGTAACCGTCGTCTAG
- a CDS encoding DUF2550 domain-containing protein, giving the protein MDVTSFPFIAIATVFAVLIFTLCLFGVRRFNLRRALGTVDASIRTAGKSWRMGVCRYQDNELEWFKLLSLSVRPRHRFKRSSLELLGRRQPTEAELVKVQPDVVIVELRYEGQDVFLAMKFDAYTGLSSWLEAGPVIGVGTWR; this is encoded by the coding sequence ATGGACGTTACTTCCTTTCCGTTCATCGCCATAGCGACCGTGTTTGCGGTGCTGATTTTTACGCTGTGCCTTTTCGGGGTGCGCCGCTTCAACCTGCGGCGCGCCCTGGGCACGGTGGACGCCTCCATTCGTACGGCTGGAAAGAGCTGGCGGATGGGGGTTTGTCGTTATCAGGACAATGAGCTGGAGTGGTTCAAACTGCTGTCTCTCAGCGTCCGGCCCCGCCACCGCTTCAAACGGAGCTCCCTTGAGCTGCTGGGCCGGCGCCAGCCCACGGAGGCTGAGCTGGTCAAGGTCCAGCCCGACGTTGTGATCGTGGAACTTCGGTACGAGGGACAGGACGTTTTCCTGGCAATGAAGTTCGACGCCTACACTGGCCTGTCCTCGTGGCTCGAAGCGGGGCCGGTCATCGGCGTCGGGACCTGGCGCTGA
- a CDS encoding F0F1 ATP synthase subunit epsilon: protein MAELEVEIVAADHFVWSGAAKMVKARTSDGEIGILPGHSPVLAILAEGQLAIEPVSGDRIAVDVDGGFFSVDNNRVVIVADNAQLGDAATAGIR, encoded by the coding sequence ATGGCTGAGCTTGAGGTTGAGATTGTCGCAGCGGACCACTTCGTGTGGTCCGGGGCGGCCAAGATGGTCAAGGCCCGCACCAGCGATGGTGAAATCGGAATCCTGCCCGGCCACTCGCCCGTGCTGGCGATTTTGGCCGAGGGTCAGCTGGCAATCGAGCCGGTTTCCGGCGACCGCATTGCCGTAGATGTTGACGGCGGGTTCTTCTCCGTCGACAACAACCGGGTGGTAATTGTTGCTGACAACGCCCAGTTGGGTGACGCGGCCACTGCGGGGATCCGATAG